From a region of the Argiope bruennichi chromosome 8, qqArgBrue1.1, whole genome shotgun sequence genome:
- the LOC129980710 gene encoding uncharacterized protein LOC129980710, producing the protein MRSGDLLVEINTKKQAQQIIKLKALADIPVSVNSHTSLNFSKGVITCGELFNVSLEEISHELKPQGVTQVRQISIRREGQILPTKHYILTFHSPNIPEYIYAGYIKLPVRPYIPNPLRCYQCQRYGHSKVNCRGTLTCARCAEKGHDSQQCTAKEKCVNCGGDHPSYARSCPRWNLEKQVTSLKIKENLSYPEARRRVQTQTPTPGVSYASVVQKSFCINCSCENCMKQTTKTKPPAKTSESDSENSVKNLPESPKPDLSTSKKIRKKKPQSSLTLKLAKRGLSHKDLSSKLQKSTSRNSVALGLAKDGIAHKDLTSIFGGKPTIPDFKLHPSEDEDALDMSCEDQATPINGHSLSFSKPRS; encoded by the coding sequence ATGCGATCTGGTGATCTGCTAGTGGAAATAAACACCAAAAAACAAGCACAACAAATTATCAAACTCAAAGCTCTTGCAGATATTCCGGTTTCCGTGAATTCACATACATCTCTAAATTTCTCCAAAGGTGTTATTACCTGCGGAGAACTATTCAATGTGTCTTTAGAAGAAATATCCCATGAATTGAAACCACAAGGAGTGACGCAAGTTCGCCAGATTTCAATTCGGCGAGAAGGTCAAATACTCCCAACTAAACACTATATACTTACATTTCACAGTCCTAATataccagaatatatatatgcgGGCTATATAAAGTTACCAGTTCGACCGTACATTCCGAATCCATTAAGATGCTATCAGTGCCAGCGATATGGTCATTCCAAAGtaaattgccgcgggacactaaCTTGTGCCCGTTGTGCTGAAAAAGGGCATGACAGCCAGCAGTGCACCGCAaaagaaaagtgcgtgaactgcggtgGTGATCACCCCTCATATGCTCGATCTTGCCCACGCTGGAACTTGGAAAAACAAgtgacatcattaaaaataaaagaaaatttatcataccCCGAAGCCAGGCGTAGGGTCCAAACTCAAACTCCTACTCCTGGTGTAAGTTATGCTTCAGTTGTCCAAAAATCGTTTTGCATAAATTGTTCCTGTGAGAACTGTATGAAGCAGACTACAAAGACAAAACCTCCTGCAAAAACTTCTGAATCTGATTctgagaattctgttaaaaaccTTCCAGAATCTCCTAAACCTGACCTGTCAACATcgaaaaaaattcggaaaaaaaaacctCAGTCCTCACTGACATTAAAACTCGCAAAACGTGGTCTTTCACATAAAGACCTTTCCTCGAAACTGCAAAAGTCTACTTCACGGAATTCAGTGGCTTTGGGTTTGGCGAAAGATGGTATAgcccataaggacttaacgtccatttttgggGGCAAACCAACCATTCCCGATTTTAAGCTCCATCCATCGGAGGATGAAGATGCACTTGATATGAGTTGCGAAGATCAGGCAACTCCAATAAATGGTCATTCTCTCTCCTTTTCCAAACCTCGCTCGTAA
- the LOC129980709 gene encoding uncharacterized protein LOC129980709, producing MASAEVGMFPEPATTIPCWAPWWAMPPDLNLYQCHMGSLSNVVEAKSTTRYMVIHTPNTFHSISPFLINKLILSDIGEVQNIKKLRSGDLLLQVSEKQALQISKMTTLGSFPVETSYHKTMNISRGVLSEPDFIKVSETEFLEELRDQNVCAARRINIRRGDRLVPTQHVVLTFQTPVLPKSIKGGYINCKIRPYIPNPLRCFKCQRYGHSQTSCRNNENICGKCAESGHEMNACTSDISKCVNCSGSHAAFSKSCPKWILEKEIISLKIKKNITFPEARKMVNDRTPKVGVSYSSAVKSIQNTSCSQTDANITHCNCAITNPVLPTNMSSTCVQLQKTSVTSKNLSPKKSAPRTSDVSKKQIAKNRKKLKSLATRPHVAEDFLKIDTSSSEFSDMELDSSASLKKNLAEGVKKKKKPPDKE from the coding sequence atggcaagtgccgaggtTGGAATGTTTCCAGAGCCGGCAActaccatcccttgttgggctccgtggtgggcgatgccgccGGACCTGAATCTTTATCAATGTCATATGGGGTCTTTATCTAACGTCGTCGAAGCCAAATCTACTACTCGATACATGGTCATTCATACACCTAACACTTTTCATTCCATTTCTCCGTTTCtcattaataaacttattttatctgATATTGGTGaggtacaaaatataaaaaaattacgttCTGGTGATCTACTATTACAAGTGTCTGAAAAACAAGCATTGCAGATCAGTAAAATGACAACCCTGGGTTCCTTCCCAGTAGAAACATCTTACCATAAAACGATGAATATATCACGTGGTGTCCTTTCTGAACccgattttataaaagtttctgaaacagaatttttagaaGAACTACGAGATCAAAATGTCTGTGCCGCTCGTCGCATAAATATTCGACGAGGTGACAGGCTTGTTCCCACGCAACATGTTGTTCTAACATTTCAAACGCCGGTTTTGCCAAAATCCATCAAAGGaggttatattaattgcaaaattcgaCCCTACATCCCTAATCCTCTACGCTGTTTCAAATGCCAGAGGTATGGGCATTCGCAAACCAGTTgtcgaaataatgaaaatatctgtGGTAAATGTGCAGAATCTGGGCATGAAATGAATGCTTGCACATCCGATATTTCGAAATGTGTTAACTGTTCTGGCTCCCATGCTGCATTTTCCAAGTCCTGCCCTAAATGGATcctggaaaaagaaataatttcccttaagataaaaaagaatataactttCCCAGAAGCGCGAAAAATGGTGAACGATAGAACTCCAAAAGTTGGTGTTTCCTACTCATCTGCTGTTAAATCTATTCAGAATACATCCTGTTCTCAAACTGATGCAAATATTACTCACTGTAACTGCGCAATTACTAATCCAGTACTGCCCACTAACATGTCATCTACTTGCGTTCAGCTTCAAAAAACTTCTGTAACCTCTAAAAATTTGTCTCCTAAAAAGTCAGCACCACGAACTTCTGATGTTTCAAAAAAACAAATTGCGAAAAACAGGAAGAAATTGAAATCACTTGCAACAAGGCCTCATGTtgcagaagattttttaaaaatcgatacgTCATCATCTGAATTTTCAGATATGGAGTTGGATTCTTCCGCTTCACTAAAGAAAAATCTTGCAGAGGgtgttaagaaaaagaaaaagcctCCAGATAAAGAGTGA